In one window of Bradyrhizobium sp. AZCC 1721 DNA:
- a CDS encoding TetR/AcrR family transcriptional regulator, giving the protein MRYPKDHGQQTRRRIVENASYGLRQNGADGLSVVDLMKLADLTHGSFYAYFKSRDALVVEAIALAMDQTIAHWLDLTQGLPPEKGYDAVVESYLSPRHRNNPARGCALPALAADIGRSGPEARRTFAGRFEKMIDVIARLIPRGSSSDARQAAAGAIATMVGSIVLARAAGDRRLSDALLEAGRQALRNQDANVFPSP; this is encoded by the coding sequence ATGCGTTATCCGAAAGACCATGGGCAGCAGACCCGCAGGCGGATCGTCGAAAATGCTTCCTACGGCCTGCGTCAGAACGGCGCCGACGGCCTGAGTGTGGTCGACCTGATGAAGCTCGCTGACCTGACGCATGGCAGCTTCTACGCCTACTTCAAGTCACGTGACGCTTTGGTCGTTGAAGCGATCGCTTTGGCCATGGATCAAACCATCGCCCATTGGCTGGATCTCACGCAGGGATTGCCTCCCGAGAAAGGATACGACGCAGTCGTCGAGTCCTATCTGAGCCCTCGCCATCGCAATAATCCGGCTCGCGGTTGTGCGCTTCCGGCTTTAGCCGCGGATATCGGACGGTCAGGCCCGGAGGCGCGGCGTACCTTTGCAGGCAGGTTCGAGAAAATGATCGATGTCATCGCCCGTTTGATCCCGAGAGGATCGTCATCGGATGCGCGGCAGGCCGCAGCCGGCGCAATTGCGACCATGGTCGGCTCCATCGTGCTCGCGCGTGCGGCCGGCGACAGGCGGCTGTCTGACGCTCTTCTGGAGGCCGGTCGGCAGGCCTTGCGCAATCAGGACGCTAATGTCTTTCCGAGTCCATAA
- a CDS encoding winged helix-turn-helix transcriptional regulator — protein MARAMEVVGDRWSILILREAYYGVKRFDEFEYYIGIAPNILSTRLKKFVDAGVMTRVPLPEHAGRYEYVLTEKGRDFFPAYLALKKWGDDWLAEPAGPQVVFRDRAAGRPIEYPELRTTSGKPLRLEDVEVVAGAGAVPFNRKRFGGDIADRAAAGTKAPASRRKRK, from the coding sequence ATGGCGCGCGCCATGGAAGTTGTCGGCGACCGCTGGTCCATCCTGATCCTGCGCGAGGCCTATTACGGCGTGAAGCGCTTCGACGAGTTCGAATACTATATCGGGATCGCTCCCAATATCTTGAGCACCCGGCTGAAGAAATTCGTTGATGCCGGCGTCATGACGCGGGTGCCGCTACCCGAACACGCCGGTCGATATGAGTACGTTCTGACCGAGAAGGGACGTGATTTCTTTCCGGCCTATCTCGCACTGAAGAAATGGGGCGACGACTGGCTGGCGGAGCCGGCCGGACCGCAGGTCGTGTTCCGCGACCGCGCCGCCGGGCGCCCGATCGAATATCCGGAATTGCGGACAACGAGCGGCAAGCCGTTGCGGCTTGAGGACGTAGAGGTCGTTGCTGGCGCAGGTGCTGTTCCGTTCAATCGCAAGCGATTTGGTGGCGATATCGCCGATCGTGCAGCGGCCGGTACGAAAGCTCCCGCCTCACGACGAAAGCGCAAGTAG
- a CDS encoding fumarylacetoacetate hydrolase family protein, whose protein sequence is MKLATYRSAGQNRLALVQAGGRLLFDLAAASQRAGKQNPAFNSMLDLVDYGDAALDEASNLFDRYRKDQDLWSAVAESELLAPLPEPRQMRDGMSFPVHIVQGPIGHLKLKARKAGDTAELARLQAAPLPELPEVYRKQPIYYITNRFSVKGPNTTVKWPRYSQVMDYELEFGIVTKNRGANIPAAKARDHIFGYTIFNDFSARDAQRVEMEGRLGPAKGKSFDGGNVLGPWIVTPDEIGDPYNLKMEARVNGEIRSQGTSEGMLFSFEEIIAHISRDETLMPGEFIGSGTVGNGCGLELGWYLEHGDSIELEVENIGVLKNRVERQNI, encoded by the coding sequence TTGAAACTAGCTACCTATCGATCCGCAGGTCAAAATAGGCTCGCGCTCGTCCAAGCCGGCGGCCGCTTGTTGTTTGATCTCGCTGCCGCCTCGCAGCGGGCTGGTAAGCAAAATCCAGCATTCAACTCAATGCTTGACCTTGTGGATTATGGCGACGCCGCGCTGGACGAAGCATCCAACCTTTTCGACCGCTATAGGAAAGATCAGGACTTATGGTCTGCGGTTGCGGAATCCGAACTTCTTGCCCCGTTGCCGGAGCCGCGCCAGATGCGCGACGGCATGTCGTTCCCGGTGCATATCGTTCAAGGCCCGATCGGGCATCTCAAACTAAAGGCGCGGAAGGCAGGCGATACGGCTGAGCTCGCACGTCTGCAGGCTGCGCCGCTGCCCGAGCTGCCCGAGGTGTATCGCAAGCAACCAATCTACTACATTACCAACCGCTTTAGCGTGAAGGGCCCCAACACGACGGTCAAATGGCCGCGTTACAGCCAGGTCATGGACTACGAATTGGAATTCGGAATCGTCACCAAGAACAGGGGCGCGAACATTCCGGCAGCGAAGGCGCGCGACCACATATTCGGCTACACGATCTTCAACGATTTTTCCGCGCGCGATGCCCAGCGGGTGGAGATGGAAGGCCGATTGGGACCCGCCAAAGGCAAGAGCTTCGATGGCGGCAACGTGCTTGGGCCCTGGATCGTGACACCCGACGAAATCGGCGACCCCTACAACCTCAAGATGGAAGCCCGCGTCAACGGCGAGATTCGTTCGCAGGGCACGAGTGAAGGCATGCTGTTTTCGTTCGAGGAAATCATCGCCCACATCAGCCGGGATGAGACGTTGATGCCCGGTGAGTTCATCGGCTCCGGTACCGTGGGCAATGGCTGCGGCCTCGAACTTGGCTGGTATCTCGAGCACGGGGATAGCATCGAGCTCGAGGTCGAGAATATCGGCGTCTTGAAGAATCGGGTCGAGCGTCAAAATATCTAA
- a CDS encoding enoyl-CoA hydratase-related protein produces the protein MAEDRIELDTGTGELLCEIRHRVALITLNRPEARNALSDQLTPALRRMIRQCGDDSGVGALLITGAGAAFCAGGDVKGMGSNSAKADTPIHEWIADLRIKQRTLTGALVGLRKPTLAALPGPAAGAGLALALACDIRIAAESAVMTTGYARIGLTGDYGIAWLLTRLVGTSRARELMFLSERIDARRCETLGLVNRVVADAELRDVAFALARSLAEGPSQAFAGMKDNLDHALATDLLDSMDQEAAYMVRSARTSDHKEAVRAFIEKRNPVFAGN, from the coding sequence ATGGCAGAAGATCGGATCGAGCTCGACACCGGCACAGGTGAGTTGCTGTGTGAAATCCGCCATCGCGTGGCGCTCATCACGCTGAACCGGCCCGAGGCCCGCAATGCCTTGTCCGACCAACTGACCCCTGCGCTGCGGCGCATGATAAGGCAGTGCGGCGATGATTCCGGCGTCGGCGCACTGCTCATCACGGGCGCTGGAGCCGCCTTTTGCGCCGGCGGCGACGTCAAGGGTATGGGGAGCAATTCTGCGAAGGCCGATACGCCGATCCATGAGTGGATCGCCGACTTGCGCATCAAGCAGCGCACCCTCACGGGTGCGTTGGTGGGACTGCGAAAGCCGACGCTCGCGGCGCTTCCCGGGCCTGCCGCGGGGGCAGGGCTTGCGCTCGCACTCGCCTGCGACATTCGAATCGCCGCTGAATCGGCTGTGATGACCACGGGATATGCCCGAATCGGGCTGACGGGGGACTACGGCATCGCCTGGCTGCTGACGCGGCTGGTGGGAACGTCCCGGGCACGCGAGTTGATGTTTCTGTCGGAGCGGATCGACGCACGCCGCTGCGAGACCCTGGGGCTCGTCAACCGGGTGGTGGCCGACGCCGAGCTTCGCGATGTTGCATTTGCGCTTGCAAGGTCCTTGGCCGAGGGCCCCTCGCAAGCATTCGCCGGCATGAAGGACAACCTTGACCATGCCTTGGCCACGGACCTTCTGGATTCGATGGACCAGGAAGCGGCATACATGGTCCGTTCTGCGCGCACGTCGGATCACAAGGAAGCGGTCCGCGCCTTCATCGAGAAGCGCAACCCCGTATTCGCCGGGAACTAG
- a CDS encoding acetyl-CoA C-acyltransferase, with protein MTEAVIVSTARTPIGKAYKGALNNTEGATLLGHAISAALSRANVEGSEVEDVVMGCAMQQGTTGMNIARKALLRAGLPVSVAGTTIDRQCASGLQAIALAARSVIFDGVEVAIGGGGESISLVQNNQMNNFHAVDPELLAMKGDAYIAMLDTAEIVAKRYDISRERQDEYSLESQRRTAAAQQGGRFSDELAPIKTTMAVTDKASGAVSYQQVTLSADEGPRPDTTAEGLAGVKPAKGPGFTVTGGNASQLSDGASAAVIMSDKLAAQKGLKPLGVFRGFVSAGCEPDEMGVGPVYAVPRLLKRHGLKVDDIDLWELNEAFAVQVIYCRDKLGIDPEKLNVNGGSIAVGHPYGMTGARLTGHALIEGRRRKAKYAVVTMCVGGGMGAAGLLEIVH; from the coding sequence ATGACCGAAGCCGTAATCGTCTCGACCGCTCGCACCCCAATTGGCAAGGCTTACAAGGGCGCCCTCAACAATACCGAAGGCGCGACGTTGCTGGGTCATGCCATTTCCGCTGCGTTGTCACGCGCTAACGTGGAGGGCTCCGAGGTCGAGGATGTCGTGATGGGTTGCGCCATGCAACAGGGCACCACGGGTATGAACATTGCGCGCAAGGCGCTGCTCCGGGCTGGACTTCCGGTCAGCGTGGCAGGAACAACCATCGACCGCCAGTGCGCGTCTGGCTTGCAGGCGATTGCTTTGGCTGCGCGCTCGGTCATCTTCGATGGCGTGGAGGTTGCCATCGGCGGCGGCGGTGAATCCATCAGCCTGGTCCAGAACAACCAGATGAACAATTTTCATGCCGTCGATCCTGAACTTCTCGCGATGAAGGGAGACGCCTACATCGCGATGCTGGATACTGCCGAGATCGTGGCGAAGCGCTACGACATCTCGCGCGAACGCCAGGACGAATATAGCCTCGAGAGCCAGCGCCGGACAGCGGCTGCCCAGCAGGGCGGCCGGTTCAGCGACGAACTCGCACCGATCAAGACGACCATGGCGGTGACTGACAAGGCGAGCGGCGCCGTGTCCTATCAGCAGGTGACGCTGTCGGCCGACGAGGGGCCGCGTCCCGATACCACGGCCGAGGGACTTGCCGGCGTCAAGCCGGCCAAGGGGCCGGGCTTCACTGTTACCGGCGGCAATGCCAGTCAGCTTTCGGACGGCGCCAGTGCCGCCGTCATCATGAGCGACAAGCTCGCGGCGCAGAAGGGTCTGAAGCCGCTCGGCGTCTTCCGTGGCTTTGTCAGCGCCGGGTGCGAACCGGACGAGATGGGCGTGGGTCCGGTCTATGCCGTGCCCCGGCTGCTCAAGCGCCACGGCCTCAAGGTAGATGATATCGATCTGTGGGAATTGAACGAGGCATTTGCGGTGCAGGTGATCTATTGCCGCGACAAGCTTGGGATCGATCCCGAAAAGCTCAACGTCAACGGGGGCTCGATTGCGGTTGGCCATCCCTACGGCATGACCGGCGCGCGGCTGACTGGCCACGCCTTGATCGAGGGTCGCCGGCGCAAGGCGAAATACGCCGTTGTTACGATGTGCGTCGGCGGCGGCATGGGCGCCGCAGGCCTCCTCGAAATTGTCCACTGA
- a CDS encoding enoyl-CoA hydratase/isomerase family protein, whose protein sequence is MSEDALVTREQRGNISVLTMVYRPHNLLGPKLLNAIVDQVGAAQKAGSRAIVIRSGLRHFSAGADLDIFEKRVEAGSGDQAGENRQLNGVEFLRFMELLPIPLIASVHGVCLGGGLELALSCDYIIAASSAKIGSVEATLGLHPLLGGIQRQVQRIGAQRAKEMSMLARRYDAPTLEKWGLINLTVPEESLETATMAIAEEFAQGPTVAHAATKELAHIAVNQGVVAADEAMARVQAPIWASEDLKTGLTSFRKNGPGLAKFAGR, encoded by the coding sequence TTGTCCGAGGATGCATTGGTGACGCGCGAGCAGCGCGGCAATATCTCCGTTTTGACCATGGTTTATCGGCCGCACAACCTGCTCGGCCCCAAGCTCCTCAACGCGATTGTGGATCAGGTGGGGGCAGCGCAGAAGGCAGGCAGCCGCGCCATCGTCATCCGTAGCGGACTGCGGCATTTCTCCGCCGGCGCCGATCTGGATATCTTCGAGAAGCGGGTAGAGGCAGGCAGCGGAGATCAGGCCGGTGAAAATCGGCAGCTGAACGGCGTCGAATTCCTGCGTTTCATGGAGCTGCTGCCAATCCCGCTAATCGCCAGTGTTCACGGCGTTTGCCTGGGTGGCGGTCTCGAGCTTGCGCTATCATGCGATTACATCATCGCGGCCTCTTCGGCGAAGATCGGCTCGGTCGAGGCGACGCTTGGGCTGCATCCCTTGCTGGGAGGAATCCAGCGTCAGGTGCAGCGGATTGGTGCCCAGCGCGCCAAGGAAATGTCGATGCTGGCGCGACGCTATGATGCGCCGACGCTGGAGAAGTGGGGATTGATCAATCTCACAGTTCCGGAAGAGTCGCTGGAGACGGCGACGATGGCAATCGCGGAGGAGTTTGCGCAGGGACCGACGGTGGCGCATGCCGCGACCAAGGAACTCGCGCATATCGCGGTCAACCAGGGCGTGGTGGCCGCCGACGAGGCGATGGCAAGAGTACAGGCGCCGATCTGGGCGTCGGAAGACCTCAAGACCGGTCTCACGTCATTCCGCAAGAACGGCCCGGGTCTTGCAAAGTTCGCGGGGCGCTAA
- a CDS encoding NAD(P)H-dependent flavin oxidoreductase → MKTAITEMFGIEHPIIQGGMHYVGFAELAAAVSNAGGLGIITGLTQRTPELLAKEIARCRDMTDKPFGVNLTFLPSFTAPPYPEYIAAIKEGGVKAVETAGRSPEQYMPALKAAGIKVIHKCTSVRHSLKAEKIGCDAVSVDGFECGGHPGEDDIPNMILLPRAADELKIPFVASGGMADARSLVAALSMGAAGMNMGTRFIATKEAPVHDNVKQALVKATELDTVLVMRALRNTERVLKNKGVDELLEIERERGASLKIDDIHEQVAGVYPRIMIDGDMDAGAWSCGMVVGLINDIPTVKELIDRIMADAERLIRERLTGFLDADSKEALMVA, encoded by the coding sequence GTGAAGACAGCAATTACCGAGATGTTCGGCATCGAACATCCGATCATCCAGGGTGGAATGCACTATGTCGGGTTTGCCGAGCTGGCGGCCGCAGTGTCGAACGCGGGCGGACTCGGAATCATCACCGGCCTGACGCAAAGGACGCCGGAACTGTTGGCCAAAGAAATCGCGCGCTGCCGCGACATGACCGACAAGCCGTTCGGCGTGAACCTGACCTTCCTGCCGAGTTTCACTGCGCCGCCTTATCCAGAGTACATCGCTGCGATCAAGGAAGGTGGCGTCAAGGCAGTGGAAACCGCGGGCCGCAGCCCCGAGCAATACATGCCGGCGCTGAAGGCGGCCGGCATCAAGGTGATCCATAAATGCACCTCGGTGCGGCATTCGCTCAAAGCCGAGAAGATCGGCTGCGACGCTGTCAGCGTTGATGGCTTCGAATGCGGCGGCCATCCCGGCGAGGACGACATCCCGAACATGATCCTGCTGCCGCGTGCGGCGGACGAGCTGAAGATTCCGTTTGTGGCGTCGGGCGGCATGGCCGACGCGCGGAGCCTCGTCGCGGCGCTGTCGATGGGGGCCGCCGGCATGAACATGGGCACCCGCTTCATCGCCACGAAGGAAGCGCCAGTCCACGACAATGTAAAGCAGGCCTTGGTCAAGGCGACCGAACTCGACACCGTGCTGGTCATGCGCGCGCTGCGCAATACGGAGCGTGTCTTGAAGAACAAGGGCGTCGACGAGCTGCTCGAGATCGAGCGCGAAAGGGGCGCAAGCCTGAAGATCGACGACATCCACGAGCAGGTGGCGGGCGTCTATCCGAGGATAATGATCGATGGCGACATGGACGCTGGCGCCTGGAGCTGCGGCATGGTCGTCGGACTCATCAACGACATTCCGACGGTGAAGGAGTTGATCGACCGTATCATGGCAGATGCCGAGCGGTTGATCAGGGAACGGCTTACGGGATTCCTCGACGCCGACAGCAAGGAAGCCTTAATGGTCGCCTGA
- a CDS encoding xanthine dehydrogenase family protein molybdopterin-binding subunit, whose translation MNDTTAIRHIGQPLRRREDFKLLVGKGRYVDDVRLPGMLHMALLRSPHAHAEVRSVDLSAAKISPGVRLVLSGKVLEGKMGPIVPNWIIPGSKVPFRPVLATDRVRFVGECVALVVAETLAEAYDAIGLIEVDYEVLPAVTDEEAAIREDATQLHDNVPGNITTIYKVRGGDYQQATREADQVIGLRVVNNRLIPTCMETRAIVASPEPDGTLTVYIGSQVPHMHRRWIAETVGIPEHQLRVVAPDIGGGFGAKMHLYPEDLLCPYLARELNAPVKWWESRSESHQSTSHGRAHTENIEIAFKNDGTILGLKVATLGNVGAYLSNMASGGPTVNTINFGTGTYKIDNYEAISRVVVTNTVPVDAYRGYGRPEGAYIAERAIDAVARHLKLDQVEVRRKNFVQPAEFPYRPYGSMGVMYDSGNYQGLLDKALAAFDYDGRRSECEALRGSGIYRGIGVAAYTHMCGMAPSRRLAPGGFDRGGWESARVSIDSSGRATIYSGSMSQGQGHITSLSQIAADVLQIPIENIDIVQGDTRQVQAGHGTFNSRSMAVGGSSVHVSSQRIVAKAKKIAAGMLEVDEKDVSYSAGAFSVPGTDIAPVTFSKVARMAYLGHKLPDDVAPGLDETVFYDPTGMGSPSGIHLAYVEVDPETGIVDILDYVAVDDVGTLINPRLAAGQIHGGVVQGIAQALYEEVSYDPDNGQLLTGSLLDYAVPRAEHVPNIRSLFQETPSPTNPIGVKGIGESGSIAAPPCMVHAVLDALSPFGITHLDMPLTPPRIWTAVQKARTGASQ comes from the coding sequence ATGAACGACACGACCGCTATCCGCCATATCGGCCAGCCGCTCAGGCGACGCGAGGATTTCAAACTACTCGTCGGCAAGGGCCGCTACGTCGATGATGTCAGGTTGCCAGGTATGCTGCATATGGCGTTACTGCGGTCACCGCACGCCCACGCCGAGGTCAGAAGCGTCGACCTGTCCGCCGCCAAAATCTCACCGGGTGTTCGCCTCGTCCTGTCCGGCAAGGTGCTCGAGGGCAAAATGGGCCCGATCGTGCCGAACTGGATCATCCCCGGCAGCAAGGTGCCGTTCCGTCCCGTTCTCGCGACCGATCGCGTTCGCTTTGTCGGCGAGTGCGTGGCGCTGGTGGTGGCGGAAACGCTGGCCGAAGCCTACGACGCGATCGGTCTGATCGAGGTCGATTACGAGGTGCTGCCCGCGGTGACCGACGAAGAGGCCGCGATCCGTGAAGACGCGACGCAACTCCATGACAACGTTCCCGGCAACATCACCACGATCTATAAGGTGCGCGGAGGCGACTACCAGCAAGCCACCCGCGAAGCCGATCAGGTCATCGGACTACGCGTCGTCAACAACCGACTGATCCCGACCTGCATGGAAACGCGCGCGATCGTTGCCTCGCCAGAGCCGGACGGCACACTGACAGTCTATATCGGCAGCCAAGTCCCCCACATGCACCGGCGTTGGATCGCCGAGACGGTGGGCATTCCCGAGCATCAATTGCGGGTGGTTGCGCCTGATATCGGGGGCGGCTTCGGCGCCAAGATGCATCTGTATCCGGAGGACCTGCTCTGCCCCTATCTGGCGCGCGAACTCAACGCACCGGTCAAATGGTGGGAAAGCCGCTCCGAAAGTCATCAATCGACCAGCCATGGTCGTGCTCATACCGAGAACATTGAAATCGCTTTCAAGAACGATGGCACCATCCTCGGCCTTAAGGTGGCAACGCTCGGCAATGTCGGCGCCTATCTCTCCAACATGGCGAGCGGCGGTCCAACGGTAAACACCATCAATTTCGGCACTGGCACCTACAAGATCGACAATTACGAAGCCATTTCTCGCGTAGTCGTCACCAATACCGTACCGGTTGATGCCTATCGCGGTTATGGCCGGCCCGAGGGCGCTTACATCGCCGAGCGCGCGATCGATGCGGTGGCGCGCCATCTCAAACTCGACCAGGTCGAGGTGCGGCGGAAGAATTTCGTTCAACCGGCGGAATTTCCCTATCGGCCCTACGGCAGCATGGGGGTGATGTATGACAGCGGCAACTATCAGGGACTTCTCGACAAGGCGCTCGCGGCTTTCGACTATGACGGACGCCGCAGCGAATGCGAAGCCCTGCGCGGCAGCGGCATCTATCGCGGCATTGGCGTCGCCGCCTATACACATATGTGCGGCATGGCACCTTCGCGTCGGCTGGCCCCAGGCGGATTTGACCGCGGCGGATGGGAAAGCGCACGGGTCAGCATCGATTCCAGCGGACGGGCCACGATCTATTCGGGCTCGATGAGCCAGGGTCAAGGCCATATCACGTCGTTGTCGCAGATCGCCGCTGACGTGCTGCAGATTCCGATTGAAAACATCGACATCGTGCAAGGCGACACCCGCCAGGTGCAGGCCGGCCACGGCACCTTCAATTCCCGTTCGATGGCTGTCGGCGGATCCAGCGTGCACGTGTCGTCGCAGCGCATTGTGGCCAAGGCCAAGAAGATTGCAGCAGGCATGCTGGAAGTGGACGAGAAGGATGTTTCCTATTCGGCGGGCGCGTTCAGCGTGCCCGGCACCGATATTGCGCCGGTTACCTTCTCCAAGGTGGCCCGCATGGCTTATCTCGGGCACAAACTGCCGGATGACGTCGCACCGGGCCTGGATGAGACGGTGTTTTATGATCCGACCGGCATGGGTTCGCCGTCAGGCATCCACCTCGCTTATGTCGAAGTCGATCCGGAGACCGGGATCGTCGACATTCTCGACTATGTCGCCGTCGACGACGTCGGCACGCTGATCAACCCTCGCCTCGCGGCCGGCCAGATCCATGGCGGCGTCGTGCAGGGCATCGCGCAGGCGCTCTATGAAGAGGTCAGCTACGATCCCGACAATGGGCAACTTCTGACCGGCTCGCTGCTCGACTATGCCGTTCCGCGCGCCGAGCATGTGCCGAATATCCGATCGCTGTTCCAGGAAACGCCGTCGCCGACCAATCCGATCGGCGTCAAGGGTATCGGCGAGAGCGGCTCTATCGCCGCCCCACCCTGCATGGTTCACGCCGTGCTCGATGCCTTGTCACCGTTCGGTATCACCCATCTCGACATGCCGCTGACGCCACCCCGAATCTGGACGGCGGTACAAAAGGCACGCACGGGAGCCTCCCAATGA
- a CDS encoding FAD binding domain-containing protein: MIPTAFDYVRASSLAQAIDLLRDDPDGTKLLAGGHTLLPALKLRLASPALLIDIGGLAELKGIEISETGIRIGALTTHTELFASEPLNKELPVFRQAASLIADPQVRNRGTIGGSLANADPAADWPAVVVALQAEVEIAGPNGLRRVAARDFFVDIFSTVLEPDEILASIHIPRPKPGTRFIYRKIRHPASGFAVVGIAVGVRLQDDVVAEISIGVTGAANHAFGGQHAADFLTGKPLSRDNIDQAAKLLSEATECLSDRYASADYRANLIRVEIRRALLALSS; this comes from the coding sequence ATGATCCCCACAGCCTTCGATTATGTCCGCGCGTCTTCGCTCGCCCAGGCGATCGATCTGTTGCGCGACGATCCCGACGGAACGAAGCTTTTGGCCGGTGGCCATACCTTGCTGCCGGCGCTGAAGCTGCGGCTGGCATCGCCCGCGCTCCTGATCGATATTGGAGGCCTCGCCGAGCTCAAGGGAATCGAGATCAGCGAGACCGGCATCAGGATCGGCGCACTGACGACGCATACCGAACTCTTTGCTTCCGAGCCGCTGAACAAGGAGCTGCCGGTTTTTCGCCAGGCGGCCAGCCTCATTGCCGATCCCCAGGTACGTAACCGCGGCACGATCGGCGGCTCGCTCGCGAACGCCGATCCCGCGGCTGACTGGCCGGCGGTTGTGGTGGCGTTGCAGGCAGAGGTCGAGATCGCAGGCCCGAATGGCCTGAGAAGGGTGGCGGCACGGGACTTCTTCGTGGATATCTTTTCCACCGTCCTGGAACCGGACGAAATTCTCGCCAGCATCCATATCCCGCGGCCGAAGCCCGGTACGCGCTTCATCTACCGAAAGATCCGGCACCCCGCGAGCGGCTTTGCCGTCGTGGGAATCGCGGTCGGAGTACGGCTGCAGGACGACGTCGTCGCCGAGATTTCCATCGGCGTCACCGGTGCGGCGAATCATGCGTTCGGCGGCCAGCACGCTGCCGATTTCCTGACCGGCAAGCCGCTTTCGCGGGACAATATCGACCAAGCGGCAAAATTGCTGAGTGAGGCCACAGAGTGCCTCTCGGACCGCTACGCGTCGGCGGACTACCGCGCGAATCTGATCCGGGTCGAGATCAGGCGAGCGCTACTTGCGCTTTCGTCGTGA
- a CDS encoding CaiB/BaiF CoA transferase family protein gives MSGIRVVDFSRVLAGPLCARTLQDLGAEVIKIEPPSPDVSRFAFPSTDGMSGYYAQQNAGKRNVSINLNMPGAYELVLKLCDTADIVVENFRAGTLAFFGLDYETLSKRNPRLIYASITGYGQGGPWRSRMAYAPTVQAEAGFTDNSVRHYGNTLAEPRTDSLSHADVYAGLQTVIAILAALNSRQKTGQGQYIDVAMAATLLAVNERAHVDLSDDDIGAEPAILGATDCPFFTGPQGEHFTVATSIIGSLTFPSWLRAMRRVDLMDDPRFSTAAARRLNFGVLHQIIQSWILTFPDMATLDAQFDEAKIAMGEIRSIKELTASEWSDYWGAVQHVPDRSGGEYRLPGRPWRFSAEELTPIGAPAFQGEHNFAVFSELGVSEAELKRLSEAGVLVSHRRALQPEIVAKPEAEPGQAA, from the coding sequence TTGAGTGGAATCCGTGTCGTCGATTTCTCCCGCGTGCTGGCTGGTCCGCTGTGCGCGCGGACGCTGCAGGATCTTGGCGCCGAGGTCATCAAGATCGAACCGCCAAGCCCCGACGTTTCCCGGTTTGCATTTCCATCGACCGACGGCATGTCGGGCTATTACGCCCAGCAAAATGCCGGAAAACGCAATGTCAGCATCAATCTCAATATGCCGGGCGCCTATGAGTTGGTGCTGAAACTCTGCGACACCGCCGATATCGTCGTCGAAAATTTCCGTGCCGGGACTCTGGCTTTCTTCGGCCTTGACTACGAAACACTGTCCAAACGCAACCCGCGCCTGATCTACGCGTCGATAACCGGCTATGGCCAGGGCGGTCCGTGGCGCAGCCGGATGGCGTATGCGCCAACGGTGCAGGCCGAGGCCGGCTTTACCGACAACAGCGTTCGTCACTATGGCAACACGCTGGCGGAGCCGCGTACCGACAGCCTGTCGCATGCAGACGTCTATGCCGGATTGCAGACCGTGATTGCGATTCTCGCAGCGCTCAACAGCCGCCAGAAGACAGGGCAGGGCCAGTATATCGACGTTGCAATGGCGGCGACGCTGCTCGCCGTCAATGAACGAGCGCATGTCGATCTCTCCGACGACGATATCGGGGCGGAGCCCGCGATACTAGGGGCCACCGATTGCCCATTTTTCACGGGACCGCAAGGCGAGCACTTCACGGTTGCGACCAGCATCATCGGCAGCCTGACCTTTCCGTCGTGGCTGCGCGCCATGCGCCGCGTCGATCTGATGGACGATCCCCGGTTCTCCACTGCTGCCGCGCGCCGCTTGAATTTCGGCGTGCTGCACCAGATCATCCAGTCCTGGATCCTGACCTTTCCGGATATGGCGACCCTCGACGCCCAGTTCGACGAGGCCAAGATCGCCATGGGCGAGATCCGTTCGATCAAGGAGCTCACGGCCTCGGAATGGAGCGATTACTGGGGCGCCGTGCAACACGTTCCTGACCGCAGCGGTGGCGAGTATCGACTGCCGGGTCGGCCGTGGCGCTTTTCGGCCGAAGAGTTGACACCGATCGGGGCACCCGCTTTCCAAGGCGAGCATAATTTCGCGGTCTTCAGCGAGCTCGGAGTCAGCGAGGCGGAATTAAAACGCTTAAGCGAAGCGGGCGTGCTTGTTTCGCATCGGCGTGCGCTGCAGCCCGAGATCGTTGCCAAGCCCGAAGCCGAGCCGGGGCAGGCCGCCTGA